In Myripristis murdjan chromosome 9, fMyrMur1.1, whole genome shotgun sequence, the following proteins share a genomic window:
- the LOC115365025 gene encoding protein NLRC3-like encodes MGQTASAADLNQKMSDCEKEEEGRAESAVSSCLSMKSDRSRREPPFFSAEPGPSDTKGSYHRAESAVSSRLSMKSDWSKDRPPFFSVEPGPSDTKGSCHRAESAVSSCLSMKSDWSKDRPPFFSDGPGPSDTKDRKRSRGDVKEQLSCCALCQELLRDPVSTSCGHWFCRRCITSYWDQSDPSGDPACPQCGERSRTRPGLQTPSQTSPVDGGLQEVLDEHKISLRRRCEFVTEGTAAAGSGTPLNRIYTELYITQGRREEVNTQHEVWQLETTSKMETLHDTPIRCQDIFKALPGQDTHIRVVVTQGVAGIGKTFSVQKFTLDWAEGLENQHVSLVVLLSFRELNLIKDERYSLLQLLRVFHPTLQTVTAEKLAVCTVVFIFDGLDESRFLLDFQNNEVVSDVTQTSSVDVLLTNLIKGKLLPSALLWITSRPAAANQIPPTCVDRVTEVRGFTDLQKEEYFRRRSSDEELCSRIISHIKASRSLHIMCHIPVFCWITATVLEHMLTTDQRGELPKSLTDMYSHFLLVQTQRKKHKYNERHDRSQQELMETDREVLLKLGRLAFEHLEKGNLMFYQEDLEECGLDVTEASVYSGVCTEIFKTECVLFQRKVYCFVHLSIQEFLAAVYIFHCYTNSNTEVLARVMREECDDRKPSLDIFLERVMSEALRSKNGHLDLFVRFLHGLSLESNQRLLGGLLGQTESRPEDIQRVINNLKERNTSSVSPDRSINIFHCLMEMNDLSVNENIQKFLKSENRSEKWLSEIQCSALAYMLQMSEEVLDELDLKEYNTSDEGRGRLIPAVRNCRKARLSGYGLSETHCETVASALKSNPHLTELDLSENQLLQDSGVELLSAGLESPNCRLKTLRLSDCRLTGSSCASLASALKSNPHLTELDLSGNELQDSGVKLLSAGLESPNCRLELQTDGLLQRCYRLEVESNESSQSQGDLQIPHTEHGTTLTCKKCLTFYETYVELSPAQIEKLTEETQVQSASQLWHDARKLRLTASTAKKVPKRSRTNPQKFLNEHLHPTFTGNTATNYGKENEEKAIQLMEGQGHTVERKGLVVCPDHPWFGASPDGILDSTQLLEIKCPLKCPIADFLSRPNGDIRCSSDGNYVIFPNGPSGYYLQTQLTMMCLGLQSCKLVIWTPTEHLELDMPFDKDYADQVPDCETTVPHHLVSSTQVVQKP; translated from the exons ATGGGACAAACCGCTTCTGCT GctgacttaaatcagaagatgagtgactgtgagaaggaagaggagggcagagcagagtctgcagtgtccagctgtctgtccatgaagagcgacCGGTCTAGAAGAGAACCTCCAttcttcagtgctgaacctggaccttcagacacaaa aggttcctaccacagagcagagtctgcagtgtccagccgtctgtccatgaagagtgactggtctaaagatcGACCTCCATTCTTCAGTgttgaacctggaccttcagacacaaa aggttcctgccacagagcagagtctgcagtgtccagctgtctgtccatgaagagcgacTGGTCTAAAGATCGACCTCCATTCTTCAGTGAtggacctggaccttcagacacaaa ggacaggaaaaggagtcgaggtgatgtgaaggagcagctgtcctgctgtgctttgtgccaggagctcctgagggatccagtctccaccagctgtggacactggttctgcagacggtgcatcacctcatactgggaccagtctgatccatcaggagatcctgcctgtccccagtgtggagaaagatccagaacaagacctggactgcagacacccagtcaaaccagcccagtggacggcggtctgcaggaggttttagacgagcataagatcagtctgaggaggagatgtgaatttgtgacagaaggaactgctgcagcaggaagtggaacccccctcaacaggatctacactgagctctacatcacacagggacgaagggaagaggttaatacccaacatgaggtgtggcagctggagacaacatccaagatggagaccctccaTGACACTCCAATCcggtgccaggacatctttaaagccttacctggccaagacacacacatcagagtagttgtgacgcagggcgttgccgGGATTGggaaaaccttctcagtgcagaagttcactctggactgggcagagggcttggaaaaccagcatgtcagtcttgtggttctgctttcgttccgggagctgaacttgatcaaagatgagcgctacagtcttctccagctgctccgtgttttccatccaacattacagacggtcacagcagagaagctcgccgtctgtacagtcgtgttcatctttgacggcctggatgaaagcaggtttttattggatttccagaacaatgaggtcgtgtctgatgtcacacagacgtcatcagtagacgtgctgttgacaaacctcatcaaggggaagctgcttccctcggctctcctctggataacttccagacctgcggcggccaatcagatccctcctacatgtgttgacagggtaacagaagtccgagggttcactgacctccagaaggaggagtacttcaggaggagatccagtgatgaggagctgtgcagcagaatcatctcacacatcaaggcgtccaggagcctccacatcatgtgccacatcccagtcttctgctggatcactgctacagttctggagcacatgttgactacagaccagagaggagagctgcccaagagcctgactgacatgtactcacacttcctgctggttcagacacagaggaagaagcacaagtacaatgagagacatgacaggagtcagcaggagctgatggagactgacagggaagttcttctgaagctgggcaggctggcgtttgaacatctggagaaaggcaacctgatgttctaccaagaagacctggaggagtgtggtcttgatgtcacagaggcctcggtgtactcaggagtgtgcacagagatcttcaaaaccgagtgtgtgctcttccagagaaaagtctactgctttgttcatctgagcattcaggagtttctggctgcagtctacatcttccactgctacaccaacagcaacacagaggtactggccagagtcatgaggGAAGAATGTGATGACAGAAAGCCATCGTTGGATATCTTCCTGGAGAGagtcatgtctgaagccctgcggagcaaaaatggtcacctggacctctttgtccgtttccttcatggcctctcactggagtccaaccagaggctcttaggaggcctgctgggtcagacagagagcagaccagaagacatccagagagtcatcaacaacctgaaggagaGGAACACCTCCAgtgtctcacctgacagaagcatcaacatcttccactgtttgatggagatgaacgacctctcagtaaatgagaatatccaaaagttcctgaagtcagagaacagatcagagaagtGGCTCTCTGAGATCcagtgctcagctctggcctacatgctgcagatgtcagaggaggttctggatgagttggacCTGAAGGAGTACAACACATCAGATGAGGGACGAgggagactgatcccagctgtgaggaactgcaggaaggctcg actttCTGGCTATGGACTCTCAGAGACTCACTGTGAAACTGTGGCCTCGGccctgaagtccaacccccatctgacagagctggacctgagtgagaaccagctgctgcaggattcaggagtggagctgctgtctgctggactggagagtccaaactgcagactgaagactctcag actgagtgactgcagGTTGACagggagcagctgtgcttctctggcctcggctctgaagtccaacccccatctgacagagctggacctgagtgggaacgagctgcaggattcaggagtgaagctgctgtctgctggactggagagtccaaactgcagactggag ctgcagacagatggtCTCCTTCAGCGCTGCTACAGGTTAGAAGTAGAGAGTAATGAGTCCTCTCAGAGCCAGGGTGATCTACAGATACCCCATACAGAACATGGCACAACACTAACCTGTAAAAAGTGTCTCACTTTTTATGAGACCTATGTTGAGCTAAGCCCTGCCCAGATAGAGAAGCTGACCGAGGAGACCCAAGTGCAGAGTGCATCACAACTGTGGCACGATGCAAGGAAGCTTCGACTGACTGCCAGCACAGCAAAGAAAGTCCCCAAACGGAGCAGAACTAACCCACAAAAATTCCTCAACGAACACTTACACCCCACCTTCACTggcaacacagcaacaaattATGGCAAAGAGAATGAGGAAAAAGCCATTCAGCTCATGGAAGGACAGGGGCACACTGTGGAGAGGAAAGGCCTGGTGGTGTGTCCTGACCATCCCTGGTTTGGAGCCAGCCCAGATGGAATTTTGGACTCCACACAGCTCCTCGAGATTAAGTGTCCACTGAAGTGTCCCATTGCAGACTTTCTCAGTCGGCCAAATGGTGATATCAGATGCTCAAGTGATGGGAACTATGTCATTTTCCCTAATGGACCAAGTGGATACTACCTCCAG ACACAGCTGACAATGATGTGCCTGGGTCTACAGAGCTGCAAGCTGGTCATCTGGACACCAACTGAGCACCTGGAGCTGGACATGCCATTTGACAAAGACTATGCAGAT caggtccCTGATTGTGAAACCACGGTCCCCCATCACCTCGTCTCCAGCACGCAAGTAGTCCAGAAACCCTGA
- the LOC115364865 gene encoding TELO2-interacting protein 2-like isoform X1 translates to MDLSSLLHQLTLPPSSSSSSSSSPPEKPRPPQLPPPITEVLARLQEKLIGAEDEKASDVLIGQAEQLFRTADPDWLFRPDPANQAALVAVASALIGRAALPLCEPDAPPPASGYRDVPERARPVCSALAALLVRLGRCQSEAGGGASRSLLHAVAPPCFVFAVTHLQVAPWTSPASRQAAAGLQGALLRAGRWRDPAHFLMGDEEEEEGTSRGMLGGVLDVLQPQLNKDTWQHSEAVKFVFSSTLLQVSRPALSPHLPRLLPPALLLSDHYRPENCMLGVRCVHHIVLNTPAAELRQYNRAEVLYQALYKHLYTTEASVIQLVLSCLLDLLLVLEKPPASLAPARPPRKPCRHDDVLRLLLTHMEAESKVALRRVYAAALPLYIDRMGVAVCRHLRRVERVLLGYLEVGDPPDETSRLAALTALQRTVEAAWPRMAGRVCVLLRCLLRLLLDVSSDCEPTAAARQQLMEQSRVCVALLDRCAHTQLQSLLQQVDSSCVSPDVLSCLATVTVETPR, encoded by the exons ATGGATCTGTCCTCTCTGCTCCATCAGctcaccctccctccttcatcatcatcatcatcatcatcatcaccgccggagaagccccgccccccacaGCTCCCTCCTCCAATCACAGAGGTCCTGGCTCGGCTGCAGGAGAAGCTGATTGGTGCAGAGGATGAAAAAGCCTCGGACGTTCTGATTGGCCAGGCGGAGCAGCTGTTCCGCACGGCCGATCCCGATTGGCTGTTCCGTCCGGACCCGGCCAATCAGGCGGCGCTCGTCGCCGTGGCCTCCGCTCTGATTGGCCGCGCCGCTCTGCCGCTCTGCGAGCCGGACGCCCCGCCCCCCGCCTCCGGCTACCGGGACGTCCCGGAGCGAGCGCGCCCGGTGTGCTCGGCGCTCGCCGccctgctggtcagactgggACGGTGTCAGAGCGAggctgggggcggggcctcgCGCTCCCTGCTGCACGCTGTGGCCCCGCCCTGCTTCGTGTTCGCTGTCACTCACCTGCAG GTGGCGCCGTGGACGAGCCCGGCCTCCAGACAGGCTGCAgccggcctgcagggggcgctgctgaGGGCGGGGCGCTGGAGAGACCCCGCCCACTTCCTGAtgggggatgaagaggaggaggaggggacgaGCAGAGGCATGCTGGGAGGCGTCCTGGACGTCCTGCAGCCCCAACTCAACAa ggacaCGTGGCAGCACTCTGAGGCGGTGAAGTTTGTGTTCTCATCGACgctcctgcag gtgagccGCCCCGCCCTCTCCCCCCACCTGCCCCGCCTCCTCCCCCCCGCCCTCCTGCTCTCAGACCACTACAGACCGGAgaactgcatgctgggagttcGCTGTGTGCACCACATAGTGCTCAACACg cctgcagcAGAGCTCCGTCAGTACAACAGAGCAGAGGTTCTGTACCAGGCCCTGTACAAACACCTGTACACCACTGAGGCCTCCGtcatacag ctcgtcctgtcctgtctgctGGACCTGCTGCTGGTTTTGGAGAAGCCCCCCGCCTCGCTCGCCCCCGCCCGCCCCCCCAGGAAGCCCTGTCGCCATGACGACGTGCTGCGGCTGCTCCTGACCCACATGGAGGCGGAGAGCAAGGTGGCGCTGCGGCGCGTCTACGCTGCCGCCCTGCCGCTCTACATAgacag GATGGGCGTGGCCGTGTGCAGACACCTGAGGCGGGTGGAGCGAGTGCTGCTGGGATACCTGGAGGTCGGAGACCCTCCGGACGAGACGAGCCGATTGGCCGCTCTGACGGCGCTGCAGAGAACTGTGGAGGCCGCCTGGCCCAg gatggccggccgggtgtgtgtgttgctgcgctgtctgctgcggctgctgctcGACGTTTCCTCCGACTGCGAGCCGACGGCTGCAGCCCGACAGCAGCTGATGGAGCAGAGCCGAGTGTGTGTCGCCCTGCTGGACCGCTGcgctcacacacagctgcag tctctcctGCAGCAGGTGGACAGCAGCTGCGTCAGCCCCGACGTGCTCAGCTGCTTGGCGACCGTAACCGTGGAGACACCGAGGTGA
- the LOC115364865 gene encoding TELO2-interacting protein 2-like isoform X2 translates to MDLSSLLHQLTLPPSSSSSSSSSPPEKPRPPQLPPPITEVLARLQEKLIGAEDEKASDVLIGQAEQLFRTADPDWLFRPDPANQAALVAVASALIGRAALPLCEPDAPPPASGYRDVPERARPVCSALAALLVRLGRCQSEAGGGASRSLLHAVAPPCFVFAVTHLQVAPWTSPASRQAAAGLQGALLRAGRWRDPAHFLMGDEEEEEGTSRGMLGGVLDVLQPQLNKDTWQHSEAVKFVFSSTLLQVSRPALSPHLPRLLPPALLLSDHYRPENCMLGVRCVHHIVLNTLVLSCLLDLLLVLEKPPASLAPARPPRKPCRHDDVLRLLLTHMEAESKVALRRVYAAALPLYIDRMGVAVCRHLRRVERVLLGYLEVGDPPDETSRLAALTALQRTVEAAWPRMAGRVCVLLRCLLRLLLDVSSDCEPTAAARQQLMEQSRVCVALLDRCAHTQLQSLLQQVDSSCVSPDVLSCLATVTVETPR, encoded by the exons ATGGATCTGTCCTCTCTGCTCCATCAGctcaccctccctccttcatcatcatcatcatcatcatcatcaccgccggagaagccccgccccccacaGCTCCCTCCTCCAATCACAGAGGTCCTGGCTCGGCTGCAGGAGAAGCTGATTGGTGCAGAGGATGAAAAAGCCTCGGACGTTCTGATTGGCCAGGCGGAGCAGCTGTTCCGCACGGCCGATCCCGATTGGCTGTTCCGTCCGGACCCGGCCAATCAGGCGGCGCTCGTCGCCGTGGCCTCCGCTCTGATTGGCCGCGCCGCTCTGCCGCTCTGCGAGCCGGACGCCCCGCCCCCCGCCTCCGGCTACCGGGACGTCCCGGAGCGAGCGCGCCCGGTGTGCTCGGCGCTCGCCGccctgctggtcagactgggACGGTGTCAGAGCGAggctgggggcggggcctcgCGCTCCCTGCTGCACGCTGTGGCCCCGCCCTGCTTCGTGTTCGCTGTCACTCACCTGCAG GTGGCGCCGTGGACGAGCCCGGCCTCCAGACAGGCTGCAgccggcctgcagggggcgctgctgaGGGCGGGGCGCTGGAGAGACCCCGCCCACTTCCTGAtgggggatgaagaggaggaggaggggacgaGCAGAGGCATGCTGGGAGGCGTCCTGGACGTCCTGCAGCCCCAACTCAACAa ggacaCGTGGCAGCACTCTGAGGCGGTGAAGTTTGTGTTCTCATCGACgctcctgcag gtgagccGCCCCGCCCTCTCCCCCCACCTGCCCCGCCTCCTCCCCCCCGCCCTCCTGCTCTCAGACCACTACAGACCGGAgaactgcatgctgggagttcGCTGTGTGCACCACATAGTGCTCAACACg ctcgtcctgtcctgtctgctGGACCTGCTGCTGGTTTTGGAGAAGCCCCCCGCCTCGCTCGCCCCCGCCCGCCCCCCCAGGAAGCCCTGTCGCCATGACGACGTGCTGCGGCTGCTCCTGACCCACATGGAGGCGGAGAGCAAGGTGGCGCTGCGGCGCGTCTACGCTGCCGCCCTGCCGCTCTACATAgacag GATGGGCGTGGCCGTGTGCAGACACCTGAGGCGGGTGGAGCGAGTGCTGCTGGGATACCTGGAGGTCGGAGACCCTCCGGACGAGACGAGCCGATTGGCCGCTCTGACGGCGCTGCAGAGAACTGTGGAGGCCGCCTGGCCCAg gatggccggccgggtgtgtgtgttgctgcgctgtctgctgcggctgctgctcGACGTTTCCTCCGACTGCGAGCCGACGGCTGCAGCCCGACAGCAGCTGATGGAGCAGAGCCGAGTGTGTGTCGCCCTGCTGGACCGCTGcgctcacacacagctgcag tctctcctGCAGCAGGTGGACAGCAGCTGCGTCAGCCCCGACGTGCTCAGCTGCTTGGCGACCGTAACCGTGGAGACACCGAGGTGA